The genomic window GCGGCAGGCTGCGGGCGGGTGGTTGCGATGGCGGCGGTGATCAGCGCGGTGCCGCCGACGAGCACCTGGCCCCAGCCGGACACCGCGGTGAACGCGGTGGCTGCCTGCATGGTGTCACGAATAAAGCGCAGGTTGTCGACCGCGCGATCATGCAGGTCGGAGGATTCTGGCAGCGGAGGCTGCAGATGATGTAGGGATGCCATGGTGCGGATTATAGAGGGGTGCGGCAGTGCTGTCAAGTACTTTATGATCCAAAGGAGGGCTCGGTCACGTCGAGCACCAGCCCCCCGATGAACGGAACGGCATTGCGCCGCGAGACGCGGCCACGACGGAAATCCGCCGCCATGAGCCTTCCTGAACGCATTGGCGGTATCCGCTCCTCACGGAGCATACGATGTTCTCGAAATGCGCTCGTCACCCCGCACATGGCATGAAAACGTAGTGGTATGCCAACAAAAAATATAGAATATGACTGTAGATCTGGAGATATGCAAGCCCATACGCATCCATCCGTGGCATGTTGAGGCAGTTACGTTTAATGGCAAAGATCGCTTGGCTGTTGCCGTGTCGTAAGGCTGAAACGTGCGGGTATTGTCGCGTGCTTGCGCTATCTGCCTGGGCACATGCAGCGCCCTCACCGCGATCGGATTGATACGGTGAGGGCATGAATGCCGCGTCACGACCGTCCCAGATTCATGGATGGTCCGGGGTGTGCCGCCCGTTCATACCTGGCGATGCGCAGCCTGGGGCGACATATGACCTGATCTGCCGGCTACCAGCAGCGGACATTCCGAAGAATCGGCCACCTCGGCGCGCTGCTTTACCGACCATACGGCCAGCCATCCTATGGGCGCGATTCGTGAGATGCCAGGCAGGACGCATCCTCCTTCATTTGCACAGCCTCGAACAGCTCATGGAGCCAGTCCGCGACCGCTTGGACATAGGGCGGACGCATGATCGTGTGATGATCACCAGGAACCACCTGTGTATCGACATCCACGGCCAATGCGCGCCAGGCGTCGGCGAGATTCCGCGTCGGCACGGCCCGAAGCCGATCGGCGGCCTGAAGCAGCGCAATTGATAGTGGCAGCGGCACCGGGGTGTAGCGTACGAGCGCAAGGAGGTTCGACTGGAATACCGCTGCCAATCGGCGAAGCGCGTCGAGATCAGCCGCCGGCGGGACTACGGCTTGCCGCCGCGCCTGGACGAACACATATTCCAGTTGTTGCTCAGGCGTGAGATCCCGTATGTCGTCCGGTACAATCGATAGCTCTTGACCGTATAGCTGACCAAGGTCGTGAGCGAATTGGGCCACCAGCGCGGCAGCATCAGGCGCTCCGGCATTCGCGTCAAGTATAGCGCTATCAATCAGCGCCAACAGTGCAACCTGCTGCCCTTGTTGGTGGAGGAGTCGTGCCATCTCGAAGGCAATCACACCGCCAAGCGACCAGCCCCCGAGGAGGTAGGGGCCTTCAGGCTGAAGTAACCGGATCTCCTCAACATAGCTCCTCGCCATCGCTCGGATGTCATCGTGGATCGGTTGACCGACTTCAAGGCCGCGCGCCTGGATACCATAGATCGGACGGTCCGCTCCCAGGCGACGCGCTAGCTCGCCATAGGGCAGGACGGTTCCACCCACAGGATGCACACAGAAGAAGGGTCGTCGCTGTCCTGCCGGTTGAAGCGGAACCAGGGATGACTGGCGTTGCGCTGATGGATCGTGACGGAGCGCTGCTACCAGCCGCTCCACCGTGGGAGCCTGAAACAGCGTCATCAGCGAGAGGCGACAGCCGAACTCCTGCTGAATCGTTGCCAGCAAGCGCATGCTGAGCAGCGAATGGCCGCCAAGCTCAAAAAAATTATCAATCACGCTGATCGGACCTGTATTAAGCAGATCCTCCCACAGCCGCACCATCCGCCATTCCTCGATCGTTCGCGGCCCGATGAATGGGGTGGTGCCTGCTTGTTGCCGCGCGTCGAACAGGGAGAGTGCCTTGCGATCAACCTTGCCATTCGGGGTGAGTGGTAGCGCTTCGAGCATCACGATCATCGCCGGCAGCATGTATGCTGGTAGCGACTGTCCCAGCGCCTCCAGGAGATCGTGACGGGTCACGGCCTGCGTCGGCTGAGCAACGACATAGGCGACCAGTTGGGTGTCCTGCGTCCCATCCGCACGGACCATGACAACCGCCGCTTGAACACCTGGATGGCGCAGCAGAGCCGCTTCGATCTCGCCCGTCTCGATGCGGTAGCCCCGGATCTTGACTTGATGATCGATCCGACCCAGAATCTCGACGGTGCCATCAGCGCGCCAGCGGCCCAGGTCGCCGGTGCGCACCATGATCTGCCCATCTTCAAACGGACACGGTACGAACCGCTCCGCCGTCAATTCGGGACGGAACACGTAGCCGCGCGACACGCTCTCGCCCGTGATGCAGACCTCGCCCGCGATGCCCACCGGCTGCGGCTGCTGGTGCTGGTCCAGAATGTAGATCCGATTGTTGTGGAGCGGTCTGCCGACCGTGATCGGTTGATCCACATCGGCGGCACGAATGACCCCCAGGAGGTTGATGTCGCTGATCTCGGTCAGGCCGTAGATGTTGACGACCTGGACCTGCGGCCCAAGCTGGCCGAAGACGGATTGCAGGAGCCGCTGCTCGATCTTCTCGCCGCCGATCAGCAAGTAGCGCAGCGCGTTCGGTGGCTGCTGCGGCGCGACCTCGTTCAGTACCGCCTGCATGTAGGAGGGCACCGCGTCCAGCAAATGGATCTGGTGGTCGTCGAGGTAGCGCAGCAGCGCGCGGCTGTCGAACTTGACCGGATCGGGGATGATGTGCAGCGTGCGGCCAAAGACCAGCGTCGGGAAGATCTGGTTGACCGAGATGTCGAAGCTGATCGAGGTGATCAGGCCGGTCGTTTGGACGGCGGGATCGCCGAAGTAGGCGCGCAGGCCATAGACCAGATTGACCAGCCCGCGCTGTGTGACCATCACGCCCTTTGGTCGTCCGGTCGAGCCTGACGTGAAGATGATATAGGCCAGGTGCTCCGGCAGCACCGTGCGCGGCGGATTGGTCACGGGCTCCTGGGCTAAGCGCGCCCAATCGGCATCCAGGCGGAAGACCTGGGCCGTGTGTTCGGGTAAGCGCTCGACCAGCGCCGCCTGGGTCAGGAGCACCGGCGCGCGACTGTGCGCGAGCATGTACTGGATGCGCTCTTGAGGATAGGCCGGGTCGAGGGGCACATACGCGCCGCCTGCCTTGAGGATCGCCAGCATGCCGACGATCATCTCCAGACTCCGCTCGACACACAGCGCGACGAGCACATCCGGCCCGACGCCCTGCGCCCGCAGATAGTGCGCGAGCTGATTCGCTTGTGTGTTCAGCTCGGCGTACGTCAGACGCGCTCCTTCAAAGACGATCGCGGAAGCATTGGGCGTGCGCGCGGCCTGGGCCTCAAAGAGCTGATGCACGGCGGCATCACGGGGATAGTCGGCTGCGGAGCGATTCCAATCGAAGAGGATCTGCCGGTGCTCAACCCCGGTCAGCAGCGGCAGCTCAGCGATCCGGCGGTCGGGATCGGCGACGATGGCTTCCAGCAGGATCTCCCAATGCCCGGCCATGCGCGCGATCGTTTCCGTTGCGAACACATCGGTATTGTATCCCCATCCGCCCTGCAAGCCCTGCGGCGTTTCGACAAGCGACAACGAAAGGTCGAACTTCGCGCTTCCGCCCTCGATCTCCAGAAAGCTCCACTCCAGGCCGGGAAATGGCGTGCTGGGCAGCGGCGCGCTCTGGAGCATAAACATGATCTGAAAGAGCGGGTGGCGGTTCAGATCACGGTCCCGCGCGATGCTCTCGACGAGCTGCTCAAAGGGCACATCCTGGTGCGCGTAGGCCTCGGACGTGACCGTGCGGACGTGCTGAAGCGCTGCGCGGAACGTAGGGTTGCCCGACAAGTTGGTACGGATCACCAGGCTGTTGACGAAAAAGCCGATCAACCCTTCAAGCTCGGCCCGGTTGCGTCCTGCAATCGGCGTACCGACCACGATATCGACCTGCCCGGTATAGCGCATCAGCAGCGTGTGGAAGGCGGCGAGCAGCGTCATAAAGAGCGTCACGCCCTCGCGCCGACTCAGCGCTGCCAGCTCCTGGCTCAGCGCTGCGGGCAAGCCGATCGCATGGTGCCTGCCGTTGGTGGTCTGGATCGCTGGCCGGGGGTAATCTATCGGTAGGTCGAGGACGGGCAGCCCCGCGAGCTGCCGCTCCCAGTAGGCTATCTGTGCCGCCAGCTCGCTGCCCTGGAGCCACTGGCGCTGCCACACGGCATAATCGGCATACTGGATCGGCAAGGGGGGGAGCACATGCGCCGCGCGCTCGTCGCTCAGGTAGGCGGCGTAGAGGGTTGTTACCTCCTGGATCAGGATTCGCTCGGACCACCCATCAGAGACAATATGGTGCATGTTCATCGCGAGGATATGGTCGTCCTCAGCCATCTGGAGCAGCAGCAGGCGCAGGAGTGGCCCACATGCCAGATCGAAGGGCGAGCGCGCCTCCTGGGTCGCCCGCTGGATTGCTGCCGCCTCACGCTCACGCATCGGCAGGTTGCGCAGATCGATCCTCGTGATCGATGTGGGCTGTGGCGGGACGATCACCTGCATGGGCGTACCTTCAACAACGGCAAAGACGGTACGGAGCGACTCGTGACGCTGCATGATCGTATCGAAGCTGCGTTGCAGGGCCATCAGATCGAGGGAGCCGATCAGACGAAACGTGACGAAAATATTATAGGCCGTGCTGCCTGGCTGAAGCTGATCGATAAACCACAGCCGCTGCTGGGCAAACGAGCAGGGAAACCTATCGCTGCCGGTTCTCGGCTGGGGTAGAATCGGTGTCAACGTTGCACCACCTGAGCTGGATCGAGGTGCAGCGTAGCCGAGGTGCTCGGCAACCTGCCAGGTGAGATCGCCCAGAAACTCCTCGGCATAGGAGTCCCGCCAGCGCTCGCTCGTTGACGCATCGATCTGCTGGTGTTCGTGGAACTTAACATCGCCGAGCATGCGGCTTGCAGCGTGGGGTCCGTCCGTCATGCGCTGCTGGGTGTCAGCGTAGGGCTGGAGCATCGCGGGGTCGAAATCCAGGCCGAGGAATGTGCAGATCTGCTCCATGCTCCGCACCGGCTGGCTGACCATCTCCTCGAAATGCACGGTGTGCCGCCGCTCCGCCGGGATCTGTTGGAAGAAGTCTAGAATGTTCTGGTGGCTGATCAGCCAGATCAGCTCTGCTAGCTCACGGGTCGTAAAGGCGTGCGGACGGCGGAAAAAGATCTGGTCAAGCTTCGCCTCCTCAAACGAGTGAATCATGCCGTACGGATGGCGGATCAGATGGATGTAGCGCGCATGGGTAAAGTCCTCCTCGGCGCGCTGGAGGATCGCGCGGTCCAGGGCATAGGATGGCGTTTTGTCGACCAGCATCCGATCGCCGAGCCAGGTTTGCAGCAGGCGATAGAACGCCTGCACGCTGAGATCCTGGGCCTCGTACTGCGCCATCAACTGCTCAGCAGCGGGAGCGTCACACACGTTAAGCGCCATGATCGCGCGAATCGTGCCTTCCAACCAGAAGCGATCCCGGTCGGTAAACGCTGCTTTCCGCTCCGCCAGCGTATTAAACGACAGCAGCTCCAGCTCCGGCGGCGCGAAGAGTCGGGGATGCCCGGCCAGCATCACGCGCAGCAGCGTCGAGCCGGAGCGCGGCGGCGATAGGATAAACACCGCCGGAGGATTCTTGGCGACGGAGCCGGCTGGGCGCGGCGGCAACGGGGTGATCAACTGCCGAAGCCTGGCAACCTCGGCTTGACCGATCGGCCTGGCACGCGGCGGCGTGTCCGAATCCACGGCAGGTTCCTCCCGCCGATCACTGCCAGAGAGGCGCGTCACGCTTTGCGGATACCGGCTGGAAAGATACACGGCCAGCTCGGCAACGGTGGGTGCGTCGAAGATCGCGACGACGTAGACGATTTCCTGGAGGGCAGCTTGGATCTGGTTGATCAGGAGGGCGGCCTGAATCGAGTTTCCGCCCAGGGCGAAAAAGTTATCATGCACGCCGATCGTCGCAACGCCCAGCAGATCTTGCCAGAGCCGCACCAGAACATGCTCCAACGGGGAGCGCGGCGCGGTGTAGTCCTCCTCCAGCGCTGGTCGCGCCTGATCCGGGCTCGGGAGCGCGTTGCGGTCAAGCTTGCCATTCACCGTGAGCGGCAGCTTGTCAAGAGCCACAAAAGCCGTCGGGATCATATAATCCGGCAGGCGTGTTCCCAGGAAACGTCGCAAGTCGTCGATGGTGGGCTGGGATTCCAGGGTGGGAACGACGTATGCGACCAGCTGCCGATGCATGGGCCCACGATCTTCACGCGCGATCACAACGACGTCACGCACGCCCGGATGCTGCGCCAGCACGGCCTCAATCTCGCCAAGCTCGATGCGGAAGCCGCGAATCTTGACCTGCTGATCGATGCGACCGAGATACTCAAGCTCACCATTCGCCTGGTAGCGCGCCAGGTCGCCCGACTTATACAAGCGCTGGCCTGCGGTTGTGCTCAAAGGGTGCGGGACGAACCGTTCTGCGGTCAAGGCCGGACGATGGAGGTAGCCGCGAGCAAGCCCTGCTCCCCCAACGTAGATCTCGCCGGGCACGCCCACCGGCACGGGCTGGAGATAGTGGTCCAGGAGATACACCTCCAGATCCGGGATCGCGCCGCCGATCACGCTGGCCGTCCGCTGGAGATCCGCTGTCGTCAGCGGACGATACGTGACATGGACAGTCGTCTCCGTAATGCCATACATATTGACCAGCTTCGGTCGCAGGTCGCCATGCCGAGCAAACCAGGGCTGTACGCTGTGTAGCTCAAGCGCCTCGCCGCCGAAGATGACGAAGCGCAGGGAGAGCTCCGAGTCGATGGCGTCGGCGTCCACCTGGATCAGCTGGCGAAACGCCGAGGGTGTCTGGTTAAGGACCGTGACACCTTCCTCAATCAGCAGTGCGTAAAGGGCTGCGGGCGATCGGCTCAGGAGATAGGGGACGATGACTAATGTGCCGCCATAGAGCAGCGCGCCCCAGATCTCCCAGACCGAAAAGTCGAAGGCGGCAGAGTGGAACAGCGTCCACACATCGCGCGCATCGAACGCAAACCAGGGCTGTGTCGCGGCAAACAGCCGGAGGACGTTCGCGTGCGTGACCATCACCCCTTTTGGCGTGCCTGTGGACCCTGAGGTGTAGATGACATAGGCAGGATGGTCCGGCAGCACGAGGCAATCAGGGGTTGTTGTGCTGTAGGCTGCGATGATCTCCGCATCATGATCGAGGCGCACGACCGGCACCGGGAGATCGGGCAGGCGTGTAGAGAACGCTGCCTGCGTTACCAGTACCGCTACGCGGGCATCATGCAGGATGAAAGCGAGGCGTTCTGGCGGCAGCGCCGGGTCAAGTGGAACATATGCGCCGCCCGCTTTCAGAATACCGAGCAGGCCAACGATCAGGTCAGGCGACCGCTCGACAAACAAGCCAACACACACCTCTGGTCCGACACGGAGAGTCTGGAGATGGCGGGCGAGCTGATTGCTCCGGTCGTTCAACGCAGCATAGCTCAGCGTCACCCCGTTGTCTGTCACCGCTACGGCATGCGGCGCTCTGGAAGCCTGGCGTTCAAAAGCATGATGGAGGCAGTGCGTGATCGCGTAGGTGTCTGGCGCGCGCCAATGGTCCAGCATCGCCTGATACTCGGCGGCGCTCAGCAAGGGCAGGCTGTAGATCGGCGCGTCGGGAGTGCTGCTGATGGCGGCGAGCAGCACGTGAAGGTGCTCAGCCATCCGGGTAATCGTCCGCTCTTCAAAGAGATCGGTGCGGTATTTGAGGATGCCTTCCAGACCGGTCATGGTTTCAACCATCGTGAGGTTGAGATCGAACTTCACCTGCTCAATCTCGATTGGCTGCAACTCCAGCTTCAGATCCGGCAATGCCGGGAGCGCGCCCGGAGCCGGCTGGTAGGCGAACATGACCTGGAACAAGGGGTGGCGGCTGAGATCCCGCACAGGCTGCAACGCTTCCACCAGCGTATCGAAGGGTACGTCCTGGTGAGCATACGCCGCCAGACACACCTCGCGGACACGATGGAGCGCCTCGCGAAAGGTGGGATTCCCACGGAGATCGGTACGCAGGACGAGCGTGTTCACAAAGAAGCCGATCAATTTCTGGGATTCGGCCTGCGTCCGATTGGCGATCGGCGTTCCAATCACAATATCGCTCTGCGCCGTATAGCGTGCGAGCAGAACTTGCCAGGCGGCCAGGAGCGTCATAAAGATGGTACAGCCCGCCGCCTGGCTCAAGCGGCGAAGCGCTGTCGCGCATGCGTCGGACACCGCAAAATGATACTCCCTCCCCTCAAAGCCGCCGCTCGCGGGACGCGGACGATCAGGTATGAGCTGGAGCACGGGCAGATCGTGGAGCTGCTGCCGCCAGTAGCCCATCTGCTGCTCCAATCCCGCTTCCTGAAGCCAGCGGTGTTGCCAACGCGCGTAGTCTGCGTATTGCAGTGGAAGCTCCGGCAGGGGCGCGGCGCGGTTCGTGGCACCTGGCTGACTGAAATGGGCGTAGAGCGTGGTCAGCTCGGCCATGAACACCTGCTGTGACCAGGCATCGAAGATAATGTGGTGAATCATCAGGATGATCACATGCTCGGTCGGATTCAGGCGGAGCAGCGTCGCGCGCACCAGAGGGCCGCGCGCGAGGTCAAATGGCTGCTGGAGCTCTCGATGCACGCGGTCCTGGACCGCAGCACTCTGCGCCGCCGTGGGTACGTCGGAAAGATCGATCTGCGCGAGCGGCAGCTGGGCCGCTTCAGAGCCAGCGGGGGCAATCACCTGGGCAGGCTGCCCGTCCACGACGGTGAACGTTGTCCGTACGATCTCGTGGCGTCGCGCGATCTCATCAAGGCTCTGCTGAAGGGCGGCACCATGAAGCGTGCCCGTGAGACGCACGACCATCGGTACGGTATAGAGTGTGCTGTTCGGATGGAGTTGATCCAGAAACCAGAGTCGCTGCTGCGCGAACGAGAGCGGGATCGGCCCGCTCTTCCGACCTGTGTCCCGCGCCATCTTGAGAAACGCAGCGACCTCAGCCTTGTGTTCAGCGAGCACCGCGCGGAGCTCAGGCGTGAGGACGCCGGACGGCGCACGAAATCGCAGGCGATCGTCCTCCACCCAGAGCTCGATGTTTAATTGGCGGAGGTGGGTCAGCAGTTCGATGACGGTCATAGCTCACCTGCTTCATACAGATCGGCATCGTCGCTCGGCTCGGTGGGCGTCTGCATGGAGTCGGCCCAGCGGGTCGCTTCGGCATACGCGGCGAGACTTAGGAGCGAGGCACCGGCACCAGAATCCGGGGCCGTCAATGCTGGCGACACGTCTGAATCAGCAGCGTGAGCGGCCTGAAGATACGCGCCAAGGTCGGCGACGGTCGGCGACTCGAACAGGATACGCACGGGGATCTCGATGCCCACCTGCGCCCGGATGCGAGCGATAAGCTGTACCGCGAGCAGCGAATGACCACCGAGCGCGAAGAAATTGTCGTACACGCCAACGTGCTCCAGCCGAAGCAGCTCCATCATGAGGTGCGCAAGCATGTCCTCGATCGGCGTCCGAGGAGCGACAAACATGTGATCGGGAGCGGGGTGACTCTGCATCGGTGGGGGGAGGGCACGGCGATCGAGCTTGCCGTTGGCCGTGAGCGGCAGCGCGTCGAGCACCACAAAGGCGCTCGGCACCATATAGTCCGGCAGGCGCTCCTTCAGAAACGTCCGCAGCTCGGAAGCATGAACCCGCGCATGCGTCGTATCGTCCTGCGCTCGGTCGCGTGCTGGATCCCCTGCCCGGAGGCCGTCCAGCAGCGCCCCCGGTTCGCTGTGCTCGACCACATACGCGACCAGCCGTTTGTCGTCCGGCTGGTCCTCGCGCATCACCACCGCCACGTCAGCCAACGCCGGGTGCTGCCCCAGGACCGCCTCGATCTCGCCCAGCTCG from Herpetosiphonaceae bacterium includes these protein-coding regions:
- a CDS encoding amino acid adenylation domain-containing protein, with product MTVIELLTHLRQLNIELWVEDDRLRFRAPSGVLTPELRAVLAEHKAEVAAFLKMARDTGRKSGPIPLSFAQQRLWFLDQLHPNSTLYTVPMVVRLTGTLHGAALQQSLDEIARRHEIVRTTFTVVDGQPAQVIAPAGSEAAQLPLAQIDLSDVPTAAQSAAVQDRVHRELQQPFDLARGPLVRATLLRLNPTEHVIILMIHHIIFDAWSQQVFMAELTTLYAHFSQPGATNRAAPLPELPLQYADYARWQHRWLQEAGLEQQMGYWRQQLHDLPVLQLIPDRPRPASGGFEGREYHFAVSDACATALRRLSQAAGCTIFMTLLAAWQVLLARYTAQSDIVIGTPIANRTQAESQKLIGFFVNTLVLRTDLRGNPTFREALHRVREVCLAAYAHQDVPFDTLVEALQPVRDLSRHPLFQVMFAYQPAPGALPALPDLKLELQPIEIEQVKFDLNLTMVETMTGLEGILKYRTDLFEERTITRMAEHLHVLLAAISSTPDAPIYSLPLLSAAEYQAMLDHWRAPDTYAITHCLHHAFERQASRAPHAVAVTDNGVTLSYAALNDRSNQLARHLQTLRVGPEVCVGLFVERSPDLIVGLLGILKAGGAYVPLDPALPPERLAFILHDARVAVLVTQAAFSTRLPDLPVPVVRLDHDAEIIAAYSTTTPDCLVLPDHPAYVIYTSGSTGTPKGVMVTHANVLRLFAATQPWFAFDARDVWTLFHSAAFDFSVWEIWGALLYGGTLVIVPYLLSRSPAALYALLIEEGVTVLNQTPSAFRQLIQVDADAIDSELSLRFVIFGGEALELHSVQPWFARHGDLRPKLVNMYGITETTVHVTYRPLTTADLQRTASVIGGAIPDLEVYLLDHYLQPVPVGVPGEIYVGGAGLARGYLHRPALTAERFVPHPLSTTAGQRLYKSGDLARYQANGELEYLGRIDQQVKIRGFRIELGEIEAVLAQHPGVRDVVVIAREDRGPMHRQLVAYVVPTLESQPTIDDLRRFLGTRLPDYMIPTAFVALDKLPLTVNGKLDRNALPSPDQARPALEEDYTAPRSPLEHVLVRLWQDLLGVATIGVHDNFFALGGNSIQAALLINQIQAALQEIVYVVAIFDAPTVAELAVYLSSRYPQSVTRLSGSDRREEPAVDSDTPPRARPIGQAEVARLRQLITPLPPRPAGSVAKNPPAVFILSPPRSGSTLLRVMLAGHPRLFAPPELELLSFNTLAERKAAFTDRDRFWLEGTIRAIMALNVCDAPAAEQLMAQYEAQDLSVQAFYRLLQTWLGDRMLVDKTPSYALDRAILQRAEEDFTHARYIHLIRHPYGMIHSFEEAKLDQIFFRRPHAFTTRELAELIWLISHQNILDFFQQIPAERRHTVHFEEMVSQPVRSMEQICTFLGLDFDPAMLQPYADTQQRMTDGPHAASRMLGDVKFHEHQQIDASTSERWRDSYAEEFLGDLTWQVAEHLGYAAPRSSSGGATLTPILPQPRTGSDRFPCSFAQQRLWFIDQLQPGSTAYNIFVTFRLIGSLDLMALQRSFDTIMQRHESLRTVFAVVEGTPMQVIVPPQPTSITRIDLRNLPMREREAAAIQRATQEARSPFDLACGPLLRLLLLQMAEDDHILAMNMHHIVSDGWSERILIQEVTTLYAAYLSDERAAHVLPPLPIQYADYAVWQRQWLQGSELAAQIAYWERQLAGLPVLDLPIDYPRPAIQTTNGRHHAIGLPAALSQELAALSRREGVTLFMTLLAAFHTLLMRYTGQVDIVVGTPIAGRNRAELEGLIGFFVNSLVIRTNLSGNPTFRAALQHVRTVTSEAYAHQDVPFEQLVESIARDRDLNRHPLFQIMFMLQSAPLPSTPFPGLEWSFLEIEGGSAKFDLSLSLVETPQGLQGGWGYNTDVFATETIARMAGHWEILLEAIVADPDRRIAELPLLTGVEHRQILFDWNRSAADYPRDAAVHQLFEAQAARTPNASAIVFEGARLTYAELNTQANQLAHYLRAQGVGPDVLVALCVERSLEMIVGMLAILKAGGAYVPLDPAYPQERIQYMLAHSRAPVLLTQAALVERLPEHTAQVFRLDADWARLAQEPVTNPPRTVLPEHLAYIIFTSGSTGRPKGVMVTQRGLVNLVYGLRAYFGDPAVQTTGLITSISFDISVNQIFPTLVFGRTLHIIPDPVKFDSRALLRYLDDHQIHLLDAVPSYMQAVLNEVAPQQPPNALRYLLIGGEKIEQRLLQSVFGQLGPQVQVVNIYGLTEISDINLLGVIRAADVDQPITVGRPLHNNRIYILDQHQQPQPVGIAGEVCITGESVSRGYVFRPELTAERFVPCPFEDGQIMVRTGDLGRWRADGTVEILGRIDHQVKIRGYRIETGEIEAALLRHPGVQAAVVMVRADGTQDTQLVAYVVAQPTQAVTRHDLLEALGQSLPAYMLPAMIVMLEALPLTPNGKVDRKALSLFDARQQAGTTPFIGPRTIEEWRMVRLWEDLLNTGPISVIDNFFELGGHSLLSMRLLATIQQEFGCRLSLMTLFQAPTVERLVAALRHDPSAQRQSSLVPLQPAGQRRPFFCVHPVGGTVLPYGELARRLGADRPIYGIQARGLEVGQPIHDDIRAMARSYVEEIRLLQPEGPYLLGGWSLGGVIAFEMARLLHQQGQQVALLALIDSAILDANAGAPDAAALVAQFAHDLGQLYGQELSIVPDDIRDLTPEQQLEYVFVQARRQAVVPPAADLDALRRLAAVFQSNLLALVRYTPVPLPLSIALLQAADRLRAVPTRNLADAWRALAVDVDTQVVPGDHHTIMRPPYVQAVADWLHELFEAVQMKEDASCLASHESRP